From one Thermomicrobiales bacterium genomic stretch:
- a CDS encoding polyphosphate kinase 2 family protein: protein MMDDHHVAEAVTATNNESAIEEPPTLPALPYRVAPGTRVRLDEINPDDIGNIATKKKAKKELKKLVGQLTSLQERLYAENRQSLLVVLQAIDTGGKDGAVRGVFSGVNPEGVQVWSFKAPSVEELEHDFLWRIHQRTPARRMITVFNRSHYEDVLVARVKHLAPEAVWQKRFATINDFERMLAENGTTILKFYLHISRDEQKRRLQSRLDDPDKHWKFELADITERGYWDDYTVAFEDAISRCSTDHAPWFVIPANAKWFRNVAIARTVVRTLEAMNPQFPQNPQNLDGIVIPD from the coding sequence ATGATGGACGATCACCATGTGGCGGAGGCCGTGACGGCAACGAACAACGAGTCAGCCATCGAAGAACCTCCGACCCTGCCTGCTCTCCCCTACCGGGTTGCGCCTGGGACGCGCGTGCGGCTGGACGAGATCAATCCCGACGACATCGGGAATATCGCGACCAAGAAGAAGGCCAAGAAAGAGCTAAAGAAGCTCGTCGGCCAGCTCACATCCCTGCAGGAACGGCTCTACGCCGAGAATCGTCAGAGTTTGCTGGTCGTCTTGCAAGCGATCGACACCGGCGGTAAAGATGGCGCCGTTCGTGGAGTATTCAGCGGAGTCAACCCCGAGGGCGTGCAGGTCTGGTCGTTCAAAGCGCCGAGCGTCGAAGAGCTCGAGCACGATTTCCTCTGGCGCATCCATCAGCGTACCCCGGCTCGACGGATGATCACCGTCTTCAATCGCTCGCACTATGAGGATGTGCTGGTTGCGCGGGTCAAGCATCTCGCGCCGGAAGCAGTGTGGCAGAAGCGGTTCGCGACGATCAACGATTTCGAGCGGATGTTAGCCGAGAACGGCACGACGATCCTCAAGTTTTATCTGCACATCTCGAGGGATGAGCAGAAGCGTCGCTTGCAGTCACGGCTCGACGACCCCGACAAACACTGGAAGTTTGAGCTAGCGGATATCACGGAGCGCGGGTACTGGGACGATTACACGGTGGCGTTCGAGGACGCGATCAGTCGCTGCTCAACCGACCATGCGCCCTGGTTTGTCATCCCGGCCAACGCAAAGTGGTTCCGAAACGTCGCGATCGCCCGGACGGTCGTCCGAACCCTGGAGGCGATGAACCCGCAGTTTCCTCAGAATCCCCAGAATCTCGACGGCATCGTCATCCCGGATTGA
- a CDS encoding AAA family ATPase codes for MADSHDRSNATERRARIVGRDQELQILDDALRSARSGRGLLALVGGEIGIGKTALVRQFLLDHSDEPPISFIGRAYELSETPSFLIWRDVLRSPDAIALAAPALDSQTDDNLARWLDRLAAWIATIAQRGPVLIHLEDIHWADPQSLELLRQLARQIVDMPILIVATYRDVDIGRGHPLYQHLPSLVRESAATHITLRRLDRSALRELITVGQPLAPADIDRLTDYVHAASQGTPLAAEELLRTLRDEGVLAPATSGGGDWRLGALDRLLIPPLIRQIVDNRIAVLGDAGRDVIEIAAVIGEDIMPAHFPLWQELSGVNDETFRQTIDRSIELYVLRDVSATGSISFYHRLGRESVYDSIGLTRRQDLHQRIGLALASAGHPDVDEVATHLYQAHDPAGAEWLVRAAEQAQRAGDWAAAAARFEDAIALTRGIPGRDAAVGWLLYRAALMWRFLDLHRALDLLDEAHSVALTMDDAALLAGTHYHRGFVRCWLRQVQAGIAEMATAIAEIEHLSDDDYSRLQIVESFGSREYGEHRGALIAWLGLAGHVHDALTLADSLDPASSPAAVGSPGLSRSGIGDGYTGRAISFAMLGEPAAASEAFEAARQAYGSVGLGHQLGESYLDELLFVSLPYYADDIGRRDWLARAAADVWSRAVPSGGMPPAAITTLPLRVIEGDWQAVRETAGQINPADRLNWIVVPALATIAIHSEDRELLSRVVAEILPAGAATLPGTTHYLAGFQLLYLSALRCVLWSVAEEAPIWIDAMERWLNWSGAVSGRAELAVARTVHAFATANLPDLDRYANEAVQLASSPRQPIVLVTAHRLLARSLIHAGRVAEARIELDSSIDLARACRHRLEEAIGMIMLSELQNRGGDRTAARSTLDEAVDTFAQIGATSWSGFVSRTRGWWGIAENGGEPRHLSRRETEVLRLVAKGLTDGDIANELSVSRRTVTTHLSSIYRKLGVSARAAATRIGVERHLI; via the coding sequence ATGGCTGACTCACACGATAGATCCAATGCTACTGAGCGCCGGGCTCGAATAGTTGGACGCGACCAGGAGTTGCAGATCCTCGATGATGCGCTCCGCTCGGCACGGTCGGGTCGCGGATTGCTCGCGCTGGTCGGCGGAGAAATCGGTATCGGTAAGACGGCGCTTGTCCGACAATTTCTATTGGATCACTCCGACGAGCCGCCGATCTCGTTCATCGGTCGTGCGTACGAGCTGAGCGAGACACCGTCGTTCTTGATCTGGCGCGATGTGCTACGTTCGCCGGATGCTATTGCCCTGGCCGCGCCGGCCCTCGACTCACAGACCGATGATAACCTCGCGCGCTGGCTGGACAGATTGGCCGCATGGATAGCGACGATCGCGCAGCGTGGGCCTGTCCTCATCCATCTCGAAGACATCCACTGGGCAGATCCTCAGAGCCTTGAGCTATTACGACAGCTGGCCAGGCAGATCGTCGACATGCCGATATTGATTGTTGCGACCTACCGCGATGTGGATATCGGGCGGGGGCACCCTCTCTACCAACACCTCCCTTCACTCGTCCGTGAGTCTGCTGCGACGCATATCACGCTGCGTCGCCTCGATCGGTCGGCGCTACGCGAGCTCATTACAGTTGGGCAACCACTCGCCCCTGCCGATATCGATCGCCTGACCGACTACGTCCACGCCGCGAGCCAGGGGACTCCATTGGCTGCCGAGGAGCTGCTCCGGACACTACGAGACGAAGGTGTGCTGGCTCCGGCGACGAGCGGTGGAGGCGATTGGCGTCTCGGGGCGCTGGATCGGCTTCTCATCCCGCCCCTCATCCGTCAGATCGTCGATAACCGGATCGCAGTACTTGGCGATGCTGGCCGCGATGTGATCGAGATCGCGGCGGTGATCGGTGAGGACATCATGCCCGCCCACTTCCCGCTCTGGCAGGAGCTGTCGGGAGTTAACGACGAGACGTTTCGCCAGACGATTGACCGGTCAATCGAGCTGTATGTGCTGCGCGACGTCTCCGCCACCGGCTCAATTTCCTTTTATCACAGGCTCGGTCGGGAGTCGGTTTATGACAGTATCGGGCTGACACGCCGCCAGGATCTCCACCAACGAATTGGATTGGCTCTGGCCAGCGCTGGTCATCCCGACGTCGACGAGGTGGCGACTCACCTGTATCAGGCGCACGACCCGGCGGGCGCGGAGTGGCTCGTGCGAGCTGCTGAGCAGGCCCAGCGGGCGGGAGACTGGGCCGCTGCGGCGGCGCGCTTCGAGGACGCGATTGCGCTGACTCGGGGTATCCCGGGCCGTGACGCCGCCGTCGGTTGGCTACTGTACCGTGCGGCGCTCATGTGGCGCTTTCTCGATCTTCACCGTGCTCTCGACCTGCTTGACGAGGCTCATTCAGTTGCCCTGACGATGGACGACGCGGCGCTTCTTGCTGGAACGCACTACCATCGCGGTTTCGTGCGATGCTGGTTGCGGCAGGTGCAAGCTGGCATCGCCGAGATGGCTACTGCGATTGCTGAAATCGAACACCTGAGCGACGATGACTACAGTCGCTTGCAGATCGTCGAGAGCTTTGGTTCGCGCGAATACGGCGAGCATCGCGGCGCCCTGATTGCCTGGCTCGGCCTTGCCGGCCACGTTCACGACGCGTTGACGCTCGCCGATAGCCTCGATCCAGCCTCGTCCCCGGCCGCGGTCGGGAGTCCGGGGCTGAGCCGGTCGGGGATTGGCGACGGTTACACTGGCCGAGCTATCAGCTTTGCGATGCTCGGCGAGCCTGCGGCCGCGAGTGAAGCCTTTGAAGCCGCACGACAGGCCTACGGCTCGGTGGGCCTCGGCCACCAGCTTGGTGAGTCGTATCTTGACGAACTGCTCTTTGTGTCGCTGCCGTATTACGCCGATGACATCGGGCGGCGTGACTGGCTAGCGCGCGCGGCAGCGGATGTCTGGAGCCGCGCTGTGCCCTCGGGCGGCATGCCCCCTGCTGCTATAACAACTCTTCCGCTTCGGGTGATTGAAGGCGACTGGCAAGCGGTGCGGGAGACAGCCGGGCAGATCAACCCGGCCGACCGCCTGAACTGGATTGTCGTGCCGGCGTTGGCGACGATCGCCATTCACTCGGAGGATCGCGAGCTCTTGTCTCGCGTCGTTGCAGAGATTCTGCCGGCCGGCGCGGCGACCCTCCCGGGCACGACCCACTATCTTGCTGGGTTTCAACTGCTCTATCTCTCCGCGTTGCGCTGCGTGCTCTGGAGCGTCGCGGAGGAAGCGCCGATCTGGATCGATGCGATGGAGCGCTGGCTGAACTGGAGCGGCGCTGTGTCGGGTCGGGCGGAGCTGGCCGTGGCACGGACCGTCCATGCGTTCGCCACAGCCAACCTCCCGGATCTCGACCGGTATGCGAACGAGGCGGTACAGCTAGCATCGTCGCCACGCCAGCCCATTGTGCTGGTGACGGCACACCGGCTGCTCGCCCGCTCGTTGATACACGCAGGACGGGTCGCCGAGGCGCGAATCGAGCTTGATAGCTCGATTGATCTGGCGCGGGCGTGTCGACATCGCCTCGAGGAGGCGATCGGGATGATCATGCTATCCGAGCTACAGAACCGTGGAGGTGACCGCACGGCGGCGCGTTCGACACTCGACGAGGCGGTCGACACATTCGCCCAGATTGGCGCAACGTCCTGGTCGGGCTTTGTTTCTCGAACTCGGGGGTGGTGGGGTATTGCAGAGAATGGCGGCGAGCCGCGCCATCTCAGCCGGCGTGAGACCGAAGTCCTGCGGCTTGTCGCCAAAGGGCTGACCGACGGCGACATCGCGAACGAGCTCAGCGTCAGCCGCCGAACAGTGACGACGCATCTGTCGTCGATTTACCGCAAGCTCGGCGTCTCGGCACGCGCTGCGGCGACGAGAATCGGCGTCGAACGGCATCTCATTTAG
- a CDS encoding class II fumarate hydratase, whose translation MAGDTSQATRTERDSLGELQVPADAYYGVQTMRAHHNFPISDLRFPRRFIRALGQIKGAAARVNNDLGIVDPRLADAIVRAAAEVAEGTFDDQFILDIFQTGSGTSTNMNANEVIASRANEILGETRNGTTPVHKNDHVNAGQSSNDVIPTAIHLAALSAIAEDLQPALERLETSLRAKAGELMPVIKTGRTHLQDATPIRLGQEFLGYAGQIERGRARAAEAIGELREVALGGTAVGTGINTHAEFSDRVCRILSHEAGVEIVESTNHFQAQSTLDGVVAASGALKTIAVSLLKIANDIRWLGSGPRAGIGEIELPAVQPGSSIMPGKVNPVIAESVAMVCAQVLGNDVTINIAGQSGNFELNVMMPVAVYNLLQSIELLATSCENFAEQCIDGIVATGRGPEMVERGLMIGTALAPIVGYDAAAAIAKDAAKTGRTIREVAREQTSLSDAELDRILDPAQMTEPGTTLAGGGG comes from the coding sequence ATGGCGGGGGACACGAGTCAGGCCACGAGGACCGAGCGCGACTCGCTGGGCGAGCTGCAGGTCCCAGCGGACGCGTATTACGGCGTCCAGACGATGCGAGCGCATCACAACTTTCCAATCAGCGATCTGCGCTTTCCGCGACGGTTCATTCGCGCGCTGGGGCAGATCAAGGGCGCGGCTGCGCGAGTCAACAACGACCTCGGTATCGTCGATCCGCGACTCGCGGACGCGATCGTCCGGGCAGCAGCCGAGGTTGCCGAGGGGACGTTCGACGACCAGTTCATTCTCGACATCTTCCAGACTGGGTCTGGCACGTCGACGAACATGAATGCCAACGAGGTTATTGCGTCCCGCGCCAACGAGATCCTCGGCGAAACACGCAATGGAACGACTCCGGTCCACAAGAACGACCATGTCAACGCCGGCCAGTCGTCGAACGATGTCATCCCGACTGCGATCCACCTGGCGGCCCTGTCGGCAATTGCCGAGGATCTTCAGCCAGCGCTGGAACGGCTCGAGACATCGCTAAGAGCCAAGGCCGGCGAGCTGATGCCGGTGATCAAGACCGGGCGCACGCATCTGCAGGACGCGACGCCAATCCGCCTCGGGCAGGAATTTCTCGGCTATGCGGGGCAGATTGAGCGAGGTCGAGCGCGCGCAGCGGAGGCGATCGGGGAGCTTCGCGAAGTGGCCCTCGGTGGCACGGCAGTCGGCACCGGGATCAACACGCACGCGGAATTCTCCGACCGTGTCTGCCGCATTCTGAGCCACGAGGCCGGGGTTGAGATCGTTGAATCCACGAATCACTTCCAGGCACAGAGCACGCTCGATGGCGTTGTCGCGGCCAGTGGCGCGCTGAAGACGATCGCGGTGTCGCTGCTCAAGATTGCCAACGACATCCGCTGGCTCGGCTCCGGGCCGCGAGCTGGCATCGGCGAAATCGAGCTTCCCGCGGTCCAGCCTGGCTCGTCGATCATGCCGGGCAAGGTGAACCCGGTCATTGCAGAGTCGGTCGCAATGGTCTGCGCACAGGTGCTTGGCAACGACGTCACAATCAACATCGCCGGCCAGTCAGGCAATTTCGAGCTGAATGTGATGATGCCGGTCGCCGTCTACAACCTGCTTCAGTCAATCGAGCTGCTGGCCACCAGCTGTGAGAACTTCGCCGAGCAATGCATCGACGGGATCGTCGCAACAGGCCGCGGACCCGAAATGGTCGAGCGGGGCCTGATGATCGGCACTGCTCTCGCGCCGATCGTCGGCTACGACGCCGCGGCCGCGATCGCGAAGGATGCCGCAAAGACCGGACGGACAATCCGCGAGGTCGCGCGGGAGCAAACCAGTCTGTCTGACGCTGAGCTCGACCGTATCCTCGACCCGGCGCAGATGACCGAGCCGGGGACGACGCTGGCCGGTGGCGGGGGCTGA
- a CDS encoding DNA polymerase Y family protein, which yields MDKWQTNAMTNLAIACIVVPDFPLRIESVRHPELDGLPLALTDATAQRRLIVECLPEATAEGIRLGMTVRDAINACPRAVILSADPVYYASVFAEILDALLDVSPGIEQGEPGLAWIDLRGLERLYGGLEGVVERLLGAAPPALRPRLGLGANKFVAAVAARRARPGGYRLVPEVYSRAFLARNPVDVLPVSLEMIRRLERFGLYTLRDIARLPAGKLQAQFGPDGYRAWELANGIDSAPFRPLEPVEQVVERLALPAPTVQIDALLLGVRQLARRICARHAMRSRGARQARIQLLIEGQRSWERVVVFKGAIGDAERLAGLLAGRLAGLTVEGPVEEIALELSGLTTIYARQRQLFESDLRRRRQQDIDEVVDELKQRYSLSPLFSLTPVEPWSRIPERRWGLLARE from the coding sequence GTGGATAAGTGGCAAACCAATGCCATGACCAACCTTGCCATTGCCTGTATCGTCGTCCCGGATTTTCCACTCCGGATCGAAAGTGTACGACATCCCGAGCTGGACGGGCTGCCGCTGGCCCTGACCGACGCCACTGCCCAGCGGCGTCTGATTGTCGAGTGCCTGCCCGAAGCAACGGCCGAGGGCATCCGGCTCGGCATGACCGTTCGTGACGCAATCAACGCCTGCCCGCGGGCGGTCATTCTGAGCGCCGACCCGGTCTACTATGCCTCCGTCTTCGCCGAGATACTGGATGCCCTGCTCGATGTCAGCCCCGGCATCGAGCAGGGTGAACCCGGCCTTGCATGGATAGACCTGCGCGGTCTGGAGCGGCTCTATGGCGGATTAGAGGGCGTCGTCGAACGACTGCTCGGCGCGGCGCCGCCAGCATTGCGGCCGCGCCTGGGTCTGGGGGCGAACAAGTTCGTCGCTGCTGTCGCGGCGCGGCGTGCCCGGCCGGGCGGCTATCGGTTGGTTCCCGAGGTGTATTCGCGTGCTTTCCTTGCTCGCAATCCGGTTGATGTCTTGCCAGTGTCGCTAGAGATGATTCGCCGGCTGGAGCGCTTTGGCCTCTATACCCTGCGCGATATTGCCCGCCTGCCGGCCGGCAAGCTACAGGCGCAATTCGGGCCGGATGGCTATCGGGCCTGGGAGCTCGCCAACGGGATCGATAGCGCTCCCTTCCGACCGCTCGAGCCGGTTGAGCAGGTTGTTGAGCGGCTGGCGCTGCCAGCGCCAACCGTGCAGATCGATGCGCTGCTGCTCGGCGTGCGCCAGCTTGCCCGGCGGATCTGCGCTCGCCATGCGATGCGTAGCCGCGGCGCGCGGCAAGCGCGGATCCAGCTGCTGATCGAAGGCCAGCGCTCCTGGGAGCGGGTGGTTGTCTTCAAGGGCGCAATCGGCGACGCCGAGCGGCTTGCAGGACTGCTGGCCGGCCGGCTGGCCGGACTGACCGTCGAGGGGCCAGTCGAGGAAATTGCACTCGAACTATCCGGCCTGACGACTATCTACGCCCGCCAGCGGCAATTGTTCGAGTCCGACCTGCGCCGTCGCCGCCAGCAGGATATCGACGAGGTAGTCGATGAGCTGAAGCAGCGCTATAGCCTCTCGCCGCTCTTCAGCCTGACGCCAGTCGAGCCATGGTCGCGCATCCCCGAGCGCCGCTGGGGGTTGTTGGCTCGTGAGTAG
- the dnaE gene encoding DNA polymerase III subunit alpha has protein sequence MYVELHMHSAFSFLDGASLPGDLVERGAELGYAALALTDHDGLHGAMEFAQAARGAGIQPITGAELTMADGSHLTLLAETQAGYANLSRLISHSHLTSPRLAPRLDWDVLREHVEGLILLTGCRNGALTRLVDAGQLDAARRLLNEYRAVFGPEDVFVELQHNLAHGDVARIARLVHLADEAGLGYVATGNVHYATRDRHRLQDVLVAIANRTTLDASHQLRRPNSEFFLQPHAIVARRFLRYPEALANTLRIAERCASFNLTRDLHYRFPEYAGDEEERGVEPGVWDVEGGEPSRSAAISLSCHSEAAAEESLPCRCERTRERSLAAARDDKIPGSVVNPARLTSNTHNPNNSRPPSLVPRPQPFIPSSPDSILARDCHALLVERYGDDPAARERLDHELALVRKHGLAGFFLVYRDIMRLAREVAVEVRGNGPRANNALPPGRGRGSSVSSIICYLIGLSHIDPLRHNLYIGRFLNEEMASVPDIDLDFPREIRERLIARIYEVYGNDRAALVCAFPTYHIRSAIRDIGKVLGLPATDLDRLAKLSERASADHLAEEMERLPEFQSRRDAPLWRELIDLSTQIAGLPRHVTQHSGGMVISSQPLVELVPVQPAAMEGRYVCQWDKDSCDDARFIKIDFLALGMLSLVEECLELIVETGKGQVDLSRIDFEDSEVYDMICRGDTIGVFQIESRAQIQSLLRTQPRNLEDLIVQVSIVRPGPIIGGAVNPYIRARQQLRREGRVTATYDHPLLEPVLRETYGGILYQEQVLEVAVALAGFSAGQADSLRRAMSRKRSLAAMDRLWDQFRDGAAGKGVDETIALRVFEKLLGFAAYGFPKSHAAAFAVLAYQSCWLRFYYPAEFTCALFNNQPMGFYPPHAFANDAKRHGVSILLPDVNRSAGPCAVEGQAVRIGLGHVDGLSEEIARAIVAERERGGPYQSLIDLARRSRLRREAVEHLIIVGACDSFGLRRRELLWQLGLFLPDRRVGPVKQPAACQLALDLPSGQDMVALAGMTDWERMIADYDILGLSPHHHPLALLRPALPQPLVRAADLERGRDGGLVRLAGLVVCRQRPATAKGLMFMLLEDETGLANVIVHQPVYEEHRAVVRGYPFLIVTGRLQLRDGTVNIIAQDVVAIDRPHASGPQVTEPIAALLSQAGRLGELSGDISDEQLTELRLAAPASHDFH, from the coding sequence ATGTACGTCGAGCTGCACATGCACTCCGCGTTCTCTTTCCTCGACGGCGCGTCGCTGCCGGGTGACCTGGTCGAGCGCGGGGCAGAGTTGGGCTATGCCGCGCTGGCGCTGACCGATCACGACGGGCTGCATGGCGCGATGGAGTTTGCTCAGGCGGCGCGTGGCGCTGGCATCCAGCCGATCACTGGTGCTGAGCTGACGATGGCCGACGGCTCGCACCTGACGTTGCTGGCTGAGACACAGGCCGGCTACGCGAATCTCTCACGACTTATCTCCCATTCCCATTTGACCAGCCCCCGGCTGGCGCCGCGCCTCGATTGGGACGTTCTGCGCGAGCACGTCGAGGGGCTGATTCTGCTGACCGGCTGTCGCAATGGCGCGTTGACCCGGCTGGTCGATGCCGGCCAGCTTGATGCCGCCCGCCGCCTGCTGAATGAGTACCGCGCGGTGTTCGGCCCTGAGGATGTCTTCGTTGAGCTGCAGCACAATCTCGCGCACGGCGACGTCGCCCGGATTGCCCGGCTGGTCCATCTGGCAGACGAGGCCGGCCTCGGCTACGTCGCGACCGGCAACGTTCACTACGCCACTCGCGACCGCCACCGCCTGCAGGACGTCCTCGTCGCTATCGCCAACCGGACGACGCTGGACGCCTCGCACCAGCTACGCCGGCCAAACTCCGAATTCTTCCTCCAGCCTCACGCCATCGTCGCTCGTCGCTTCCTCCGCTACCCCGAGGCATTGGCCAACACCCTCCGCATCGCCGAGCGCTGCGCCAGCTTCAACCTCACGCGAGACCTGCACTACCGGTTTCCGGAGTATGCGGGGGACGAGGAGGAGCGGGGCGTGGAACCTGGGGTGTGGGATGTCGAGGGTGGCGAGCCCAGTCGGTCGGCAGCCATTTCCTTGTCTTGTCATTCTGAGGCCGCAGCCGAAGAATCTCTCCCGTGCCGGTGCGAGCGAACGAGGGAGAGATCCCTCGCTGCGGCTCGGGATGACAAGATTCCAGGGTCGGTAGTCAATCCCGCGCGCCTGACTTCCAATACCCACAACCCCAACAACTCCCGTCCCCCGTCCCTCGTCCCCCGCCCCCAACCCTTTATCCCTTCGTCCCCGGATTCCATCCTCGCCCGCGACTGTCACGCATTGCTCGTTGAGCGATACGGGGATGACCCGGCGGCGCGGGAGCGGCTTGACCATGAGCTGGCGCTGGTTCGCAAGCACGGGTTGGCAGGATTCTTCCTCGTCTACCGCGATATCATGCGGTTGGCGCGCGAAGTGGCCGTCGAGGTGCGTGGCAACGGGCCGCGGGCGAACAACGCCCTGCCGCCGGGACGCGGGCGTGGGTCGAGCGTCTCCTCGATCATCTGCTATCTGATCGGCCTGTCGCATATTGACCCGCTGCGCCACAACCTCTACATCGGCCGCTTCCTCAACGAGGAGATGGCGTCGGTGCCGGACATCGACCTCGACTTCCCGCGTGAGATCCGTGAGCGGCTGATCGCCCGCATCTACGAGGTTTACGGCAACGATCGCGCTGCCCTGGTCTGTGCCTTCCCGACCTACCACATCCGTAGCGCGATCCGTGACATCGGCAAAGTGCTCGGTCTGCCGGCCACCGATCTCGATCGCCTGGCCAAGCTCAGCGAACGCGCCTCAGCCGACCATCTGGCCGAGGAGATGGAGCGCCTGCCCGAGTTCCAGTCGCGCCGTGACGCGCCGCTCTGGCGCGAGCTGATCGACCTTTCGACCCAGATCGCGGGTCTTCCGCGTCACGTCACCCAGCACTCCGGCGGCATGGTCATCTCGTCTCAACCGCTCGTCGAGCTGGTTCCAGTCCAGCCGGCCGCGATGGAGGGTCGCTACGTCTGCCAGTGGGACAAGGACTCCTGCGACGACGCCCGCTTCATCAAGATCGACTTTCTCGCCCTCGGCATGTTGTCGCTCGTCGAAGAGTGTCTTGAGCTGATTGTTGAGACGGGCAAGGGACAAGTGGATCTGTCGCGGATCGACTTCGAGGACAGCGAGGTCTACGACATGATCTGCCGCGGTGACACGATCGGTGTCTTCCAGATCGAGAGTCGCGCCCAGATCCAGAGCCTGCTGCGCACGCAGCCTCGCAACCTGGAAGACCTGATCGTTCAAGTCTCGATTGTCCGGCCTGGCCCGATCATCGGCGGCGCGGTCAACCCCTACATCCGAGCTCGCCAGCAGCTGCGCCGCGAGGGGCGCGTCACTGCAACCTACGACCACCCGTTGCTGGAGCCGGTCCTGCGCGAGACCTATGGCGGCATCCTCTACCAGGAGCAGGTGCTGGAAGTGGCAGTCGCGCTGGCCGGCTTCAGCGCTGGCCAGGCCGACTCGCTGCGCCGGGCGATGAGCCGCAAGCGCTCGCTGGCAGCGATGGATCGGCTCTGGGATCAGTTCCGCGATGGCGCGGCCGGCAAGGGAGTCGATGAAACGATCGCCCTGCGCGTGTTCGAGAAGCTGCTCGGCTTCGCCGCATACGGGTTCCCGAAGAGCCATGCCGCGGCGTTTGCGGTGTTGGCCTATCAGTCATGCTGGCTGCGCTTCTACTACCCGGCCGAATTTACCTGCGCGTTGTTCAACAACCAGCCGATGGGCTTCTATCCGCCGCATGCCTTCGCCAACGACGCTAAACGACATGGCGTCAGCATTCTCCTGCCAGATGTCAACCGCAGCGCCGGCCCCTGCGCTGTCGAAGGTCAGGCGGTACGGATCGGCCTCGGCCATGTGGACGGTCTCTCCGAGGAGATCGCTCGGGCAATCGTCGCGGAGCGGGAGCGGGGTGGGCCATACCAGTCGCTGATCGACCTGGCTCGTCGTAGCCGCCTGCGGCGCGAGGCAGTTGAGCATCTCATCATCGTTGGCGCCTGCGATTCATTCGGCCTGCGTCGCCGCGAGCTGCTCTGGCAACTTGGCTTGTTTTTGCCCGACCGGCGCGTCGGCCCGGTCAAGCAGCCGGCCGCCTGTCAACTGGCGCTCGACCTGCCGTCCGGGCAGGACATGGTTGCGCTGGCTGGGATGACCGATTGGGAGCGAATGATTGCCGACTACGATATCCTCGGCCTCTCCCCCCACCACCACCCACTCGCCCTGCTGCGGCCGGCCCTGCCGCAGCCACTCGTCCGGGCAGCCGACCTCGAGCGTGGACGCGACGGCGGTCTCGTCCGGCTGGCCGGGCTGGTCGTCTGCCGCCAACGGCCGGCCACGGCTAAAGGATTGATGTTCATGTTGCTGGAGGATGAGACCGGTCTGGCGAATGTCATCGTTCATCAGCCGGTCTACGAGGAGCACCGCGCCGTTGTCCGTGGTTATCCGTTTCTGATCGTGACCGGCCGGCTGCAGCTCCGCGACGGAACGGTCAATATCATCGCTCAGGATGTCGTGGCAATCGACCGGCCACATGCATCCGGCCCACAAGTGACCGAGCCGATCGCAGCTCTGCTCTCGCAGGCCGGCCGGCTCGGCGAGCTATCGGGCGATATCAGTGATGAGCAGCTGACCGAGCTGCGCCTTGCCGCGCCGGCCTCGCACGACTTCCACTAG